Proteins from one Xenopus tropicalis strain Nigerian chromosome 1, UCB_Xtro_10.0, whole genome shotgun sequence genomic window:
- the rec8 gene encoding meiotic recombination protein REC8 homolog isoform X3, which translates to MFYYPNVLQRHTGCFATIWLAATKGTKILKREYLKVNVINTCQQIMEYLLLQVPPPQVGLPVPRFSLYLSAQLSYGVVRVYHRQCDLLIEEMKNTLDRIYKAEKQMRIDILQPEQHALLPDALSLMEMLEDAPDPFFGMMGVPPQLPDPLFIPQIRQILEAPSPLRREPKATPTKPKKAKNGDGKGGEHLTSPERITLREVEPITFPSIELIRDLPEVSAHDLEFLMSDLPLLEEEPRKKKPKEDISKLETWEESLEEARRREGEIPTAELSPTFGLPLEPAPEADAATILDEITGEPVVDFPELTSPERLIPEEVSPSERFSLPASPQLVLKELPVLERSVKRDAVRRGGLIIDKETKIAAKKIQEQILRPDIYTQAAVPVVLPPKTPASLFQSPTYQYWMAPELSELWTRCALLQPLTYAEEKEREEETMSEVEALRAIAEPSGSLIMSSEISLEVSEEERSRPILLTPEERRALSVQEERFLPMVSEMPELMVELPETGDFSLDDVQRRLRTQIDYLGQTEFLTHAPHTLSRIAASRLFYSSLVLCTQRIIYLEQRLPYGQILITPGPLYSQH; encoded by the exons TCAACAGATTATGGAATACCTTCTCCTTCAAGTTCCACCTCCACAGGTTGGCTTACCTGTACCTCGGTTTTCTCTGTACCTGTCAGCACAACTCAGTTATGGAGTGGTGCGCGTTTATCACCGCCAGTGTGATCTACTTATAG AGGAAATGAAAAATACTCTGGATCGCATTTACAAAGCTGAGAAACAGATGAGGATAGACATACTCCAGCCTGAACA ACATGCCCTTCTCCCTGATGCTCTGTCCCTTATGGAAATGCTGGAGGATGCGCCAGATCCTTTCTTTGGGATGATGGGAGTTCCTCCTCAGCTACCTGACCCATTGTTTATCCCACag ATTCGCCAGATTCTGGAGGCCCCAAGCCCACTGAGACGAGAGCCAAAGGCAACACCAACAAAGCCTAAGAAAGCAAAGAATGGAGATGGTAAAG GGGGAGAGCATTTGACATCTCCAGAAAGAATAACTCTGCGAGAGGTGGAACCTATAACCTTTCCATCAATTGAG ctaatcagagACCTCCCAGAAGTCAGTGCTCATGATTTAGAGTTCCTTATGTCTGATCTACCTTTGCTTGAAGAGGAACCCAGAAAGAAAAAGCCAAAAGAGGACATAAGTAAATTAGAGACATGGGAAG AGTCACTGGAGGAGGCACGTAGGCGAGAAGGAGAGATACCAACAGCTGAGCTGTCTCCTACTTTTGG TCTCCCTTTAGAACCTGCCCCAGAAGCTGATGCTGCCACTATTCTGGATGAAATTACAGGAGAACCAGTTGTTGATTTCCCAG AACTGACTTCACCAGAAAGGTTGATTCCTGAGGAGGTTTCACCTAGTGAGCGTTTTTCTCTTCCAGCCAGCCCTCAG CTGGTGCTTAAGGAGCTGCCTGTTTTGGAACGCTCAGTTAAGCGGGATGCTGTGCGCAGAGGTGGGCTGATCATTGACAAAGAGACAAAGATTGCAGCTAAGAAAATACAGGAGCAGATACTAAGACCTGATATATACACTCAAGCAGCG gTTCCTGTTGTGCTTCCTCCCAAGACTCCAGCCTCTTTGTTCCAGTCTCCAACCTACC AATATTGGATGGCGCCAGAACTTTCTGAACTGTGGACCCGCTGTGCTCTGTTACAGCCCCTGACATATGCAGAGGAAAAGGAGAGAGAAGAGGAAACCATGAGCGAAGTGGAG GCTCTCCGTGCCATTGCTGAGCCTAGTGGTAGTCTCATAATGTCCTCAG AAATCTCCCTGGAAGTGTCTGAAGAAGAGCGTTCTCGTCCTATTTTGCTAACCCCTGAGGAGAGAAG GGCCCTGTCGGTGCAGGAGGAGAGATTTCTCCCTATGGTCTCAGAGATGCCAGAACTTATGGTTGAACTTCCAGAGACAGGAGACTTTTCCCTGGATGATGTACAAAG AAGGCTGCGTACTCAGATTGACTACCTTGGCCAAACAGAGTTTCTCACTCATGCTCCTCACACACTCTCTCGCATTGCAGCCTCCCGACTCTTCTATAGCAGTCTCG TGCTTTGCACACAGCGCATTATTTACCTGGAACAGAGGCTGCCATACGGCCAAATTCTCATCACCCCAGGGCCCCTCTACAGCCAGCACTGA
- the rec8 gene encoding meiotic recombination protein REC8 homolog isoform X2 produces the protein MFYYPNVLQRHTGCFATIWLAATKGTKILKREYLKVNVINTCQQIMEYLLLQVPPPQVGLPVPRFSLYLSAQLSYGVVRVYHRQCDLLIEEMKNTLDRIYKAEKQMRIDILQPEQHALLPDALSLMEMLEDAPDPFFGMMGVPPQLPDPLFIPQIRQILEAPSPLRREPKATPTKPKKAKNGDGKGGEHLTSPERITLREVEPITFPSIELIRDLPEVSAHDLEFLMSDLPLLEEEPRKKKPKEDISKLETWEVFQVPTNSLSESLEEARRREGEIPTAELSPTFGLPLEPAPEADAATILDEITGEPVVDFPELTSPERLIPEEVSPSERFSLPASPQLVLKELPVLERSVKRDAVRRGGLIIDKETKIAAKKIQEQILRPDIYTQAAVPVVLPPKTPASLFQSPTYQYWMAPELSELWTRCALLQPLTYAEEKEREEETMSEVEALRAIAEPSGSLIMSSEISLEVSEEERSRPILLTPEERRALSVQEERFLPMVSEMPELMVELPETGDFSLDDVQRLRTQIDYLGQTEFLTHAPHTLSRIAASRLFYSSLVLCTQRIIYLEQRLPYGQILITPGPLYSQH, from the exons TCAACAGATTATGGAATACCTTCTCCTTCAAGTTCCACCTCCACAGGTTGGCTTACCTGTACCTCGGTTTTCTCTGTACCTGTCAGCACAACTCAGTTATGGAGTGGTGCGCGTTTATCACCGCCAGTGTGATCTACTTATAG AGGAAATGAAAAATACTCTGGATCGCATTTACAAAGCTGAGAAACAGATGAGGATAGACATACTCCAGCCTGAACA ACATGCCCTTCTCCCTGATGCTCTGTCCCTTATGGAAATGCTGGAGGATGCGCCAGATCCTTTCTTTGGGATGATGGGAGTTCCTCCTCAGCTACCTGACCCATTGTTTATCCCACag ATTCGCCAGATTCTGGAGGCCCCAAGCCCACTGAGACGAGAGCCAAAGGCAACACCAACAAAGCCTAAGAAAGCAAAGAATGGAGATGGTAAAG GGGGAGAGCATTTGACATCTCCAGAAAGAATAACTCTGCGAGAGGTGGAACCTATAACCTTTCCATCAATTGAG ctaatcagagACCTCCCAGAAGTCAGTGCTCATGATTTAGAGTTCCTTATGTCTGATCTACCTTTGCTTGAAGAGGAACCCAGAAAGAAAAAGCCAAAAGAGGACATAAGTAAATTAGAGACATGGGAAG TTTTTCAGGTGCCCACCAACTCCCTTTCAGAGTCACTGGAGGAGGCACGTAGGCGAGAAGGAGAGATACCAACAGCTGAGCTGTCTCCTACTTTTGG TCTCCCTTTAGAACCTGCCCCAGAAGCTGATGCTGCCACTATTCTGGATGAAATTACAGGAGAACCAGTTGTTGATTTCCCAG AACTGACTTCACCAGAAAGGTTGATTCCTGAGGAGGTTTCACCTAGTGAGCGTTTTTCTCTTCCAGCCAGCCCTCAG CTGGTGCTTAAGGAGCTGCCTGTTTTGGAACGCTCAGTTAAGCGGGATGCTGTGCGCAGAGGTGGGCTGATCATTGACAAAGAGACAAAGATTGCAGCTAAGAAAATACAGGAGCAGATACTAAGACCTGATATATACACTCAAGCAGCG gTTCCTGTTGTGCTTCCTCCCAAGACTCCAGCCTCTTTGTTCCAGTCTCCAACCTACC AATATTGGATGGCGCCAGAACTTTCTGAACTGTGGACCCGCTGTGCTCTGTTACAGCCCCTGACATATGCAGAGGAAAAGGAGAGAGAAGAGGAAACCATGAGCGAAGTGGAG GCTCTCCGTGCCATTGCTGAGCCTAGTGGTAGTCTCATAATGTCCTCAG AAATCTCCCTGGAAGTGTCTGAAGAAGAGCGTTCTCGTCCTATTTTGCTAACCCCTGAGGAGAGAAG GGCCCTGTCGGTGCAGGAGGAGAGATTTCTCCCTATGGTCTCAGAGATGCCAGAACTTATGGTTGAACTTCCAGAGACAGGAGACTTTTCCCTGGATGATGTACAAAG GCTGCGTACTCAGATTGACTACCTTGGCCAAACAGAGTTTCTCACTCATGCTCCTCACACACTCTCTCGCATTGCAGCCTCCCGACTCTTCTATAGCAGTCTCG TGCTTTGCACACAGCGCATTATTTACCTGGAACAGAGGCTGCCATACGGCCAAATTCTCATCACCCCAGGGCCCCTCTACAGCCAGCACTGA
- the rec8 gene encoding meiotic recombination protein REC8 homolog isoform X4 — protein sequence MFYYPNVLQRHTGCFATIWLAATKGTKILKREYLKVNVINTCQQIMEYLLLQVPPPQVGLPVPRFSLYLSAQLSYGVVRVYHRQCDLLIEEMKNTLDRIYKAEKQMRIDILQPEQHALLPDALSLMEMLEDAPDPFFGMMGVPPQLPDPLFIPQIRQILEAPSPLRREPKATPTKPKKAKNGDGGEHLTSPERITLREVEPITFPSIELIRDLPEVSAHDLEFLMSDLPLLEEEPRKKKPKEDISKLETWEESLEEARRREGEIPTAELSPTFGLPLEPAPEADAATILDEITGEPVVDFPELTSPERLIPEEVSPSERFSLPASPQLVLKELPVLERSVKRDAVRRGGLIIDKETKIAAKKIQEQILRPDIYTQAAVPVVLPPKTPASLFQSPTYQYWMAPELSELWTRCALLQPLTYAEEKEREEETMSEVEALRAIAEPSGSLIMSSEISLEVSEEERSRPILLTPEERRALSVQEERFLPMVSEMPELMVELPETGDFSLDDVQRRLRTQIDYLGQTEFLTHAPHTLSRIAASRLFYSSLVLCTQRIIYLEQRLPYGQILITPGPLYSQH from the exons TCAACAGATTATGGAATACCTTCTCCTTCAAGTTCCACCTCCACAGGTTGGCTTACCTGTACCTCGGTTTTCTCTGTACCTGTCAGCACAACTCAGTTATGGAGTGGTGCGCGTTTATCACCGCCAGTGTGATCTACTTATAG AGGAAATGAAAAATACTCTGGATCGCATTTACAAAGCTGAGAAACAGATGAGGATAGACATACTCCAGCCTGAACA ACATGCCCTTCTCCCTGATGCTCTGTCCCTTATGGAAATGCTGGAGGATGCGCCAGATCCTTTCTTTGGGATGATGGGAGTTCCTCCTCAGCTACCTGACCCATTGTTTATCCCACag ATTCGCCAGATTCTGGAGGCCCCAAGCCCACTGAGACGAGAGCCAAAGGCAACACCAACAAAGCCTAAGAAAGCAAAGAATGGAGATG GGGGAGAGCATTTGACATCTCCAGAAAGAATAACTCTGCGAGAGGTGGAACCTATAACCTTTCCATCAATTGAG ctaatcagagACCTCCCAGAAGTCAGTGCTCATGATTTAGAGTTCCTTATGTCTGATCTACCTTTGCTTGAAGAGGAACCCAGAAAGAAAAAGCCAAAAGAGGACATAAGTAAATTAGAGACATGGGAAG AGTCACTGGAGGAGGCACGTAGGCGAGAAGGAGAGATACCAACAGCTGAGCTGTCTCCTACTTTTGG TCTCCCTTTAGAACCTGCCCCAGAAGCTGATGCTGCCACTATTCTGGATGAAATTACAGGAGAACCAGTTGTTGATTTCCCAG AACTGACTTCACCAGAAAGGTTGATTCCTGAGGAGGTTTCACCTAGTGAGCGTTTTTCTCTTCCAGCCAGCCCTCAG CTGGTGCTTAAGGAGCTGCCTGTTTTGGAACGCTCAGTTAAGCGGGATGCTGTGCGCAGAGGTGGGCTGATCATTGACAAAGAGACAAAGATTGCAGCTAAGAAAATACAGGAGCAGATACTAAGACCTGATATATACACTCAAGCAGCG gTTCCTGTTGTGCTTCCTCCCAAGACTCCAGCCTCTTTGTTCCAGTCTCCAACCTACC AATATTGGATGGCGCCAGAACTTTCTGAACTGTGGACCCGCTGTGCTCTGTTACAGCCCCTGACATATGCAGAGGAAAAGGAGAGAGAAGAGGAAACCATGAGCGAAGTGGAG GCTCTCCGTGCCATTGCTGAGCCTAGTGGTAGTCTCATAATGTCCTCAG AAATCTCCCTGGAAGTGTCTGAAGAAGAGCGTTCTCGTCCTATTTTGCTAACCCCTGAGGAGAGAAG GGCCCTGTCGGTGCAGGAGGAGAGATTTCTCCCTATGGTCTCAGAGATGCCAGAACTTATGGTTGAACTTCCAGAGACAGGAGACTTTTCCCTGGATGATGTACAAAG AAGGCTGCGTACTCAGATTGACTACCTTGGCCAAACAGAGTTTCTCACTCATGCTCCTCACACACTCTCTCGCATTGCAGCCTCCCGACTCTTCTATAGCAGTCTCG TGCTTTGCACACAGCGCATTATTTACCTGGAACAGAGGCTGCCATACGGCCAAATTCTCATCACCCCAGGGCCCCTCTACAGCCAGCACTGA
- the rec8 gene encoding meiotic recombination protein REC8 homolog isoform X1, which produces MFYYPNVLQRHTGCFATIWLAATKGTKILKREYLKVNVINTCQQIMEYLLLQVPPPQVGLPVPRFSLYLSAQLSYGVVRVYHRQCDLLIEEMKNTLDRIYKAEKQMRIDILQPEQHALLPDALSLMEMLEDAPDPFFGMMGVPPQLPDPLFIPQIRQILEAPSPLRREPKATPTKPKKAKNGDGKGGEHLTSPERITLREVEPITFPSIELIRDLPEVSAHDLEFLMSDLPLLEEEPRKKKPKEDISKLETWEVFQVPTNSLSESLEEARRREGEIPTAELSPTFGLPLEPAPEADAATILDEITGEPVVDFPELTSPERLIPEEVSPSERFSLPASPQLVLKELPVLERSVKRDAVRRGGLIIDKETKIAAKKIQEQILRPDIYTQAAVPVVLPPKTPASLFQSPTYQYWMAPELSELWTRCALLQPLTYAEEKEREEETMSEVEALRAIAEPSGSLIMSSEISLEVSEEERSRPILLTPEERRALSVQEERFLPMVSEMPELMVELPETGDFSLDDVQRRLRTQIDYLGQTEFLTHAPHTLSRIAASRLFYSSLVLCTQRIIYLEQRLPYGQILITPGPLYSQH; this is translated from the exons TCAACAGATTATGGAATACCTTCTCCTTCAAGTTCCACCTCCACAGGTTGGCTTACCTGTACCTCGGTTTTCTCTGTACCTGTCAGCACAACTCAGTTATGGAGTGGTGCGCGTTTATCACCGCCAGTGTGATCTACTTATAG AGGAAATGAAAAATACTCTGGATCGCATTTACAAAGCTGAGAAACAGATGAGGATAGACATACTCCAGCCTGAACA ACATGCCCTTCTCCCTGATGCTCTGTCCCTTATGGAAATGCTGGAGGATGCGCCAGATCCTTTCTTTGGGATGATGGGAGTTCCTCCTCAGCTACCTGACCCATTGTTTATCCCACag ATTCGCCAGATTCTGGAGGCCCCAAGCCCACTGAGACGAGAGCCAAAGGCAACACCAACAAAGCCTAAGAAAGCAAAGAATGGAGATGGTAAAG GGGGAGAGCATTTGACATCTCCAGAAAGAATAACTCTGCGAGAGGTGGAACCTATAACCTTTCCATCAATTGAG ctaatcagagACCTCCCAGAAGTCAGTGCTCATGATTTAGAGTTCCTTATGTCTGATCTACCTTTGCTTGAAGAGGAACCCAGAAAGAAAAAGCCAAAAGAGGACATAAGTAAATTAGAGACATGGGAAG TTTTTCAGGTGCCCACCAACTCCCTTTCAGAGTCACTGGAGGAGGCACGTAGGCGAGAAGGAGAGATACCAACAGCTGAGCTGTCTCCTACTTTTGG TCTCCCTTTAGAACCTGCCCCAGAAGCTGATGCTGCCACTATTCTGGATGAAATTACAGGAGAACCAGTTGTTGATTTCCCAG AACTGACTTCACCAGAAAGGTTGATTCCTGAGGAGGTTTCACCTAGTGAGCGTTTTTCTCTTCCAGCCAGCCCTCAG CTGGTGCTTAAGGAGCTGCCTGTTTTGGAACGCTCAGTTAAGCGGGATGCTGTGCGCAGAGGTGGGCTGATCATTGACAAAGAGACAAAGATTGCAGCTAAGAAAATACAGGAGCAGATACTAAGACCTGATATATACACTCAAGCAGCG gTTCCTGTTGTGCTTCCTCCCAAGACTCCAGCCTCTTTGTTCCAGTCTCCAACCTACC AATATTGGATGGCGCCAGAACTTTCTGAACTGTGGACCCGCTGTGCTCTGTTACAGCCCCTGACATATGCAGAGGAAAAGGAGAGAGAAGAGGAAACCATGAGCGAAGTGGAG GCTCTCCGTGCCATTGCTGAGCCTAGTGGTAGTCTCATAATGTCCTCAG AAATCTCCCTGGAAGTGTCTGAAGAAGAGCGTTCTCGTCCTATTTTGCTAACCCCTGAGGAGAGAAG GGCCCTGTCGGTGCAGGAGGAGAGATTTCTCCCTATGGTCTCAGAGATGCCAGAACTTATGGTTGAACTTCCAGAGACAGGAGACTTTTCCCTGGATGATGTACAAAG AAGGCTGCGTACTCAGATTGACTACCTTGGCCAAACAGAGTTTCTCACTCATGCTCCTCACACACTCTCTCGCATTGCAGCCTCCCGACTCTTCTATAGCAGTCTCG TGCTTTGCACACAGCGCATTATTTACCTGGAACAGAGGCTGCCATACGGCCAAATTCTCATCACCCCAGGGCCCCTCTACAGCCAGCACTGA
- the rec8 gene encoding meiotic recombination protein REC8 homolog codes for MFYYPNVLQRHTGCFATIWLAATKGTKILKREYLKVNVINTCQQIMEYLLLQVPPPQVGLPVPRFSLYLSAQLSYGVVRVYHRQCDLLIEEMKNTLDRIYKAEKQMRIDILQPEQHALLPDALSLMEMLEDAPDPFFGMMGVPPQLPDPLFIPQIRQILEAPSPLRREPKATPTKPKKAKNGDGGEHLTSPERITLREVEPITFPSIELIRDLPEVSAHDLEFLMSDLPLLEEEPRKKKPKEDISKLETWEVFQVPTNSLSESLEEARRREGEIPTAELSPTFGLPLEPAPEADAATILDEITGEPVVDFPELTSPERLIPEEVSPSERFSLPASPQLVLKELPVLERSVKRDAVRRGGLIIDKETKIAAKKIQEQILRPDIYTQAAVPVVLPPKTPASLFQSPTYQYWMAPELSELWTRCALLQPLTYAEEKEREEETMSEVEALRAIAEPSGSLIMSSEISLEVSEEERSRPILLTPEERRALSVQEERFLPMVSEMPELMVELPETGDFSLDDVQRRLRTQIDYLGQTEFLTHAPHTLSRIAASRLFYSSLVLCTQRIIYLEQRLPYGQILITPGPLYSQH; via the exons TCAACAGATTATGGAATACCTTCTCCTTCAAGTTCCACCTCCACAGGTTGGCTTACCTGTACCTCGGTTTTCTCTGTACCTGTCAGCACAACTCAGTTATGGAGTGGTGCGCGTTTATCACCGCCAGTGTGATCTACTTATAG AGGAAATGAAAAATACTCTGGATCGCATTTACAAAGCTGAGAAACAGATGAGGATAGACATACTCCAGCCTGAACA ACATGCCCTTCTCCCTGATGCTCTGTCCCTTATGGAAATGCTGGAGGATGCGCCAGATCCTTTCTTTGGGATGATGGGAGTTCCTCCTCAGCTACCTGACCCATTGTTTATCCCACag ATTCGCCAGATTCTGGAGGCCCCAAGCCCACTGAGACGAGAGCCAAAGGCAACACCAACAAAGCCTAAGAAAGCAAAGAATGGAGATG GGGGAGAGCATTTGACATCTCCAGAAAGAATAACTCTGCGAGAGGTGGAACCTATAACCTTTCCATCAATTGAG ctaatcagagACCTCCCAGAAGTCAGTGCTCATGATTTAGAGTTCCTTATGTCTGATCTACCTTTGCTTGAAGAGGAACCCAGAAAGAAAAAGCCAAAAGAGGACATAAGTAAATTAGAGACATGGGAAG TTTTTCAGGTGCCCACCAACTCCCTTTCAGAGTCACTGGAGGAGGCACGTAGGCGAGAAGGAGAGATACCAACAGCTGAGCTGTCTCCTACTTTTGG TCTCCCTTTAGAACCTGCCCCAGAAGCTGATGCTGCCACTATTCTGGATGAAATTACAGGAGAACCAGTTGTTGATTTCCCAG AACTGACTTCACCAGAAAGGTTGATTCCTGAGGAGGTTTCACCTAGTGAGCGTTTTTCTCTTCCAGCCAGCCCTCAG CTGGTGCTTAAGGAGCTGCCTGTTTTGGAACGCTCAGTTAAGCGGGATGCTGTGCGCAGAGGTGGGCTGATCATTGACAAAGAGACAAAGATTGCAGCTAAGAAAATACAGGAGCAGATACTAAGACCTGATATATACACTCAAGCAGCG gTTCCTGTTGTGCTTCCTCCCAAGACTCCAGCCTCTTTGTTCCAGTCTCCAACCTACC AATATTGGATGGCGCCAGAACTTTCTGAACTGTGGACCCGCTGTGCTCTGTTACAGCCCCTGACATATGCAGAGGAAAAGGAGAGAGAAGAGGAAACCATGAGCGAAGTGGAG GCTCTCCGTGCCATTGCTGAGCCTAGTGGTAGTCTCATAATGTCCTCAG AAATCTCCCTGGAAGTGTCTGAAGAAGAGCGTTCTCGTCCTATTTTGCTAACCCCTGAGGAGAGAAG GGCCCTGTCGGTGCAGGAGGAGAGATTTCTCCCTATGGTCTCAGAGATGCCAGAACTTATGGTTGAACTTCCAGAGACAGGAGACTTTTCCCTGGATGATGTACAAAG AAGGCTGCGTACTCAGATTGACTACCTTGGCCAAACAGAGTTTCTCACTCATGCTCCTCACACACTCTCTCGCATTGCAGCCTCCCGACTCTTCTATAGCAGTCTCG TGCTTTGCACACAGCGCATTATTTACCTGGAACAGAGGCTGCCATACGGCCAAATTCTCATCACCCCAGGGCCCCTCTACAGCCAGCACTGA